The Diachasmimorpha longicaudata isolate KC_UGA_2023 chromosome 2, iyDiaLong2, whole genome shotgun sequence genome segment tcgaaaaatcacTATCATTTCagaaattcagtagcgaagtatTACAACGATAAAATTTTGACTACTGGCAATTTCAGAATGAAACTGTCGATATCCAGAAGAGACAGAAATACTTcggcagaattttttttgaaaagcgAATTTACGTTcacaaaaaaaaggaattagtaatttttttgtcatctcACTtcgatttaaaatttaaaattgttcACGAAAATTGAGCTGAACACCAGATCGACCCAAActgaattcaatattttactgtctttatttatatttgttaTCGTCCATAAGGACTATTCCTtaacatttttcttctttctcatGGTTTGGTGGTTTTTCTTTCGTTAATATCTTACTAATTTAGACCCGAGAGGGTTCTATTGAAGTCTCGCTTCCTGGGGTGTTGTTTGGTATGGCAAACCCGGGAATGCACCACCCGTCGTCGTTGCACCCTGCAATGCTCCTGCACCTGGTAGGGTTGCGTACGTATATGGTGTTACGTAACTGGCGGCTGCTGCGTTCGCTAAAATATTACAATAATATggtattaatattatttttatttcattcatgcTGAAGTCAATTTCATTCCAAGAAAAACGTAACAATAATTTGACATTTATGGGGTGAATAGGCAGGTAAAGGGAAGcagtggggtaaaatggggATAATTTTGACATCGTGGTGGCTACTTTACCTCGATGTTCCATTTTACCTTATGCTCCTAATTGAGGATAGGATTGTGGGATCGGGGGAAATCAGAAAAAGTGGCAGAaactttaattaaaattgttaaacAGATTACTTAAGAAAACATAGGATATTTATCAGGAAAGTAGCTCGAGGGGATCATTTGGGGACAAAAGTCGCAGGGATGTTTTAGCTGCGATGACGTTGTCATAAGTTCTAAACCAAAAACCATAAAATCTCATCAAAGGCTAATTCTATGTTTAAGGTAGCTCTACCCTCAGGTCGGCATTTGATCGACCGAGTACACTGCTTTTGATTATTTAAAgttatcaaatttttcaactaattCCGTCAGTAAAATTcgagaaaattcataaatagacagtattatctaaattaaattttggaaaGTGGATTATTATTTAAGAATATCATTACGGTGGGTTATTTTTACAAACAAttccctgtttttttttacatctaATGTTTCAAAATTAAGCTCTTTAGTCTGGCACCTTAAATAGTCAGTTTAGATGTTTCCAAATAGCTATTGATAATGTGCAGACATTATAAATTtaagtttttcaaaattatatcgCTGGTGTACagggaaaaaatttgattgatcCTCATTGGGTGAAGATCTTTAATCTTTGACAACTAAGCTAAGTTCTCATTTCTTAATTGtgttcatgaaaaatggaaacaataagtaaattaaggaaaaaggtacgatttcaaatgtcaacgagttttctaaaaattgtgTACAACTGTCGATGATCtgtcaatttattaaaaaggTAGAGCTACTTTCATGTGCTTCAAAATTCGCTGAATAATCCCGATATTGAACTGTTTATTTAACACTTCAATAGAGAAGTGGTAAAGCAATTACGTCATTTTCGAGTTTTgaccaatttttcatgaatatctcgaaatttaGGAAagatcaaaatttttatcataatcTTGTTCGGTGTGGAACTGAGGATTGTCTTTTAAGGTCTTCGCAAAAtctaatttttgataatttgctGGATAAATGTCTGGCTGATAAtaaaacgcgtggaattagCGTCAAGCgttgatgatttatttaaGTGAATCATCATTGATTAAATTCAACTATGTATAATAGTTGAATTTCTAATCGATATCATTGAGTTTCTCAAATATTAAACTGAGTTTAACTGCACTATACAGGTCActggataattaatttaatgattgaCTCGATGGTGATTTCGATACGATATGATACTACTAATGATACAGACTTTTCGACactagacattttttttcttttttttcttaaatacgGAGGGAATTCTCGCTGATTGCTGATGGACAACTAATCTGGTGAGCTTATAGCGGGTTTCCGATCGTTGACCGTTGACCCGAAGGGCCTCGATAATTGATGAGGATTTTCGATTGCCCAGACGTGGAAACTTCGAAAAACTGTAATCACATttcaaacaaatattttttgtggagGGAATTGAGTGCTACAATCAATGTCATTACGAAAAACCGCTCTCTCCCTTAGACCAacagataagttgacttatctctttTTACCACTTGACTGGTGATTTTTCAATCGAAAATTATCAGTCAAAAAGTGTTGAGAGGTTTTCCCCTGtacaccaaaaaaaattctctcaatatATACTTAGTATACAACCAAAGGGGTGTTAGTGGTATACAAAAGTCTAGCTGTTGCCTCTTTGGCTGTATCATGACGACGTCACCACTTTTTCAGGAAATTAAGTTCCTGAATGCCTTGGGATATTGTTCATTAGTGAtgtcagatgaaaaaatatgatggAAAAGTAGCCACTCACAAGGAGCAATAGAGAATTTTGCTCAAAGGGATATAGAGACAGTAAAGAAATACGGAAGTCATTAATTGATAGTTAAATTGTGATGTCCTTCAATGAAATGATATGACTTTCTAATTGAATTTCTCGACGTAAGAAACAACGACTTCTACACCGAAAAACGATTCCGGTTCGCGATCTATTGAGCAGATAATTACAAGCGAACCGAAGGGAAATAAATTGGAGAATCACTTCTGATAATTCACGGTTTTTTGAGTTGACATTCTTTGAGTCCAGTTTTTGAGAAATACCTCCGAAAGTcagagagatagcgaaatttttgcaATAGCCTTTGTTGTACTTAATtcactccacaaaaaaggttattataaaaatttcgttATCTCGCCTTGATTTTGAGATGTTCATCAACAACTGATCAATAGTCAAAAAAGGCTTATCacgtttttccatttccctgctgataaattttctataaatacTTTACAATTTTTGAATGCCCCCAAATGGTATCTGTTAATAAGACTATGTTCGCACTATTTTAAATCACTTTaaggaaaaaatcacaagaaaaatcgttttttccagcaaaatttttttagttcctCTTAAAGTTTCTCGAGATTCTCTCATCATCCAAATAATTAACCTGTGACACCAGAGACATCTTCACCcccaataaatgaaaattaacgcctcgaattaatttttagaataaaaaaaaaataatgaacgaATAAATGAGCATTCAGTGTTAGTAAACGCGCTGGCATTCCAGAATGATTAATGACGAAAATGAGGGTTAATCacattgaatatttaatcgataaactgataattgaaattttgttaAGTGGTTAATTTGAAATGTTTTAATCGCGTCTAAATTCCCTACTTGCGCTGTTTTAAAGACGTACCGGCCGCGGCAGCGCTGGTGTATGGATAGGCGGCCGCCTCGGCGAAGTTGTAGGATGACGTACCCGGATACGTGgctgcagcagcagcagcagctgcAGCTGCCGCTGCTGCATTCTGATATTCATAGAATTGTGATGCTGCTGCAACAGCCGCTGCATGACTCAATTGTGTCGTTGGTAATTGTACAAGTCCACCtggtgctgctgctgctgttaaGTACGGTGATTGATACATGTAACCAGGTGGAacactaaaataaaaaatcatatgtTAGTTGTTGTATTTAATATTACAATTgcagttaaatttttattttcagtcatAAATTCACTAGTAAAAATTCTACGTAAATTCAACGCTCATCAGTTCCCAATGCGACAACAAAGGCGCCGAGGCATTTTTACACAGagaaaaaagttgaagaaaaattaacaaaaaagttATGTAATCGTTATTCGGTACAGATGGCTGACCAAGAAAGtttgtttgtaatttttttttaatgaagttaAATGCGGACAGATCAAAATCGTAGCAGACGTTTTGAGGAGAGTTTGCTGGGTGTTGAGGCTTTTGAAATTATAGTCCAGACGTTagagatggaaaaatattgatcgAATATTTCCTGTAGAAAgttttgttgtttttattgATAGCTTTATTGCTAACTAATagaaaggtgaaaaaaaaattgttgtgaaACTGTGTACTTTTCGAATAACAGTCAATTtgcatttaaatttatttagcaTAAGAACGGCGATGGGACGCGAATGATTGAATGAAGTATGGTGGCATGTAGTAGAGACTTTTACAAATAACTTTCCCATCATTTCACTTGATTTCGTGTCTGAACTTCCTTAAATATTGTTTACAGATGATTTTTGTCTGGTGGGGGTACCAGTACCAGAGGAGTGAGCGGAAAAAATGTCCAGACCTTCTTTGTTCGTAATTTCACGAGGAATAATTTtgtattcatgattttttttctctattacCAATATTTATCGAGATATGGAATAAAACCGATAAAATGGCGAATTGCAATTGTTTAAACAACACGTCCAGAGTGAATTTGGGCTTACGCTTTTCGTCTTCGCTTccttaaaattaatataagcAATGGAAACAGAAAAACCGTCTGTGGGGATTTTTCGAGTCAAAACACCCCTGACGTCTGGACTATTTAGGACTTACAAGGGGAGTGCAATTTATCATTTCATGGACACGtgtactgagaaaaaaatttgcaacaTTTGGTAAATGTGTAATTTTGCAGTAAAATCGATTTCGTACGATCCTATTGAGATTTCACTAAAAGCCTTCAAATTCGGTgccaaagaaaaatatttgcgcCAAATGCGAAgcgttggagaaaaaaaataaaatggaattgaatgaaatcgattttgttacaaaatcaaaaatatttagtaaatGCTGGATATTTTCTTCAGTGTGACAACCTTTGGCATTGGTTTagagtcattatttttttgcacAATGGAGAATACGGCATGCAAAGAGCTTAATGACCTcaaccattaaaaaaatcatttaaaaatcaatcaatcgaaTAGCGCAAATATTTCATATCAGGACTTTATAACAAAGTAAAATGAAATATGCTAAGATATAATATAGTTTTCTATATGGTATAGTACAATATAATAAAGTGTCTTGATAATATTCTTctttaaattctataaaaatttgaataatttgcaaaattaaaTCGCCTCAATAATCATTGGCAAAAACAATTCCAACATTTGTTTGATCATAAATCATCATAATTTGACATGACTAGGGAACGTTCAATGAGATGCGCGCTCTTCCCCTGGTCCTAtgtaaaatcattttctttgacaaaaatagtttttctctCTGAGTAGAGTGAAAACTATTGTGATTTTCTAGTACTCTTTATTCAAcctttctctccgtgtattcATGTGTTTAGGGTGGATAGGGATAAAGCAGTTCTGAAGACAAACAGAAACATTTTATTGGCAATTCTTTAATCTCCATTGCATTTTTGTGGGAGctaattgttgtttttttcataaaaaagttTTCCACTAGTTTGTAGTTCTATTAATGAAGGGTAATCAATGAAAGAACGATAAAACCATTCCAGTTCATTTGAAGTAGCTCTACCCTTTtagtaaatttaaatattgtcgaaaaccacacaaaatttttgaaaaactcgATCACATTTCTGTTGTCGCCAAAGACAAAAATCTTAATTTTTGGCCATttcacgtaaaaaaaattataattttgtaaagtTGTGTCACTTCGTACAACATAACCCGCAGATAagaaacaaattttattatttgtttataagacAGAAATGTTTACAAGAATATTAATACctttcgaaaattaatttagatAGCATTAACTATGTATGaactttttggaatttttgctCACGCAATTGGCTGGGAAATTtagcaattgaaaatattcaagacACCGTAGTCGGTCGGTAAACTACCGACCTGAGGGTAGAACTAGTTAAAGGTTGAGCTCAGTTTTCCAGGATCATCTTCGGATCTAAGTAAGAAACCGAAATTGTTAGAATTCTAATTTTATCTGAAAATCTACTGAAACCATTTTTATCGTTTCGTTACTGAGATGATTACACTATTGGAAACAATTGTAATTTCATGGACAGTTAAATGATTATGGCCTTAAATATGATTTAGAGAAAGAAATcgtaaaattcaaaatgtcCCTGTGAAATCAATGAAGTTCCAAATTTTGGAGTATCACTAGGATAAGAATTCTTCCCTTggctagaatttttattgaaaatataaattttcaggatcaaattgaagttaattttgaattgattgaaaCTTAAAAAACGTATTTACGCCATTTTACCCTGTTCTGTGGCCTTTTTTAAAcggttttatttttagaagATAATTACAGAGATTTCTggcattttcattgatttgtcCATCAGattgtgaattttcaatgatgaaattcatttatatttccaaatagtGAACTagaattatcataaaaaaattcacaatctTATATTTGttcttaaataataatttttaattaaatattttggacTGTGAGGATGCAAAGTGTGTGGAGAACTTGAAGAGTTCGAGGCGACGAAAAAACTTGATAATCCGCTCGTAATCTCGTTGAATTCATCTGATGAAAGCTCATGGCTCGAAATCGGTTATTCTGTGATAGATTTCCATTGATAGGAAAGCAACAATTTACGTAGGTTAATGTTAACTCCATGTTTACGGAATGCTGGTTCACAACATTCAACGCGACCCAATTCTTTTATCGTGAATTGATTCGGTTGAATATTCTCCTTTCAGTGAAATCCATGTTgtggaaatgaaattcaacCGAATAAAAAAgacatgagaaaaaatattacaagaATAATTGTAAAATGTCCAATCAATCAGAATCATCATCTTGATAAATCGTAATAAGTTAAGATAAGTTATGACCAAAGCAAAAAGGATCATCATATAATTATGGTGATCATTATATGATGGATCATGTACTATGTTTTTATTATATGAATTAGGTTTCATTGTTTCCATTAGCttagatgaatttttcaattgctcATGCTAATTAAATTGTATTTATCTGAAGACATTCGTTTTTCCCCTGTATTTAAGAAGGATTCTTTCCCAAATCATTTCCTTTCTTGGGGGCTTCATTTTGATTacgaagaaatgaaaatcctcACGTAAATATTATCCCTACCTAAATTAGAATAACATTCCAATAAGCGATTAAAAGCTACTCttaatttaatcgaaaaagTGGAAATCGATTACTACAAACAGAACAACAGCTCTGATTTCAAAACAATGAGTCCTTCCTATAAGTCTGCATTAAATTCgaataatgaatttaaaatgatGAGAAGGTGCGATGATGAACAATCCTTTAACACAGCCTCTTATCtacttgaatgaaaaatatttgactcCTTTTAGATTTAGTATCTTCAGATAAGTCAACTAAATAGACTGATGTGTATTTGAAGTCTTCATTTGATACAAGACCACCGAGTGAATTAAGTTTACTCAAAATGAGTGGTGCGCCATCAGGTGTAACTCAAATATATTCTTCTTCCTCAGATTACAAATTATGATCACATAACAATCATAATATCAGAAGTCCGTTTTTCCATGATATTGTTATTCCCTAACAAGAAGGATTTTAACAGAAACCCTCTTATTCattcagaaataaaataatagattctattaaaatcattcaacTTATGAATAGGAAAAATTCTTCAGTAGTTATAAactaaaaggaaaaataaaactgaaacaaAAATAGACGAAAACCATTGACCACATATTATTCCGACATCCTGTTAAGCAAAGAACTATTTCATACAAAAAAGAATCGATAACGAACACTGTCCAGTCTACCCAAAGGAATCAATATTTCCGTAGTCCTGTGGCCTCGAACTCACATGACAGTAGAACTAGCTCATCCCCCACCACAATCACTCCCTATCTATCTGGCAAATTGTAAGTTCCCACACTCcaattccaatgaaaaataatcaccttATCATTTGTCCATTCCTCCCATAATTTTCTCCTGATCATCAACAAATCCATCGTCTATCAACATTCAACGTCATCGAGACTCCAGAATCAACTTCCTAACTATGACAGCAGTCTCCAGAAAGGAAAACCATTGCAAATGTgcgtaaaattgaaatttttcagaaaatatttttttttgtttttcataggaaaaaaaaattccaaacgttCGTGTTCATGGTTGAGGAAAATGGGGGGGAGGGTTACTGCAGAAGTTATCTACTGTGAGTATCTCCACAGGCCAGTGCATTATGGATGGAGACTCTCGCGTGCCAGTGTCATTTGGAGCTCATTGTGCCCACCTGCCTTCAACCCTAAACCACCCACCCCCCATTACCTTCAGTGACCAACTGTAACTGGCAAACGACCCTTTCCCCCACCCCTATGTTGATATCGCTTCCTCAATTTAcacactttttttattcatttaaattttaggTTTTTTGCCTCCGAATGGAAGTTTtgagattgttttttttacaattttttcattttcagtgTAAATATCTAAAAGTCGATAGTTATTAAATAGTTTGCGATGAAAGTGAATGGTTTTTTAAGCtatctaaataatttttctcaaggtTTTTGGactgtaaaattttttacgttttagtTCATTTGAATTTGAGGTTTTTTGCTTCCAAATGGAAGTTTTGAAGTTGTTGTTTTAGGAATTTCCTAACTTTAAACGTAAATATTGGGAAATGCATAGTTATTAAATGATTAAATATGAAagtcaatagttttttaacgCTTTTCAACTGATTTTTCTTAAGGCAGTTACCCTGTAAAGTTTTTTACGTTTTCGTTCATTTAAATTTCAGGTTTTTTGTTTCCAAATGGGAGTTAcctaattgttattttttacgaTTCCCTAATTTTCGGGGGAAATATCTTGGAGTGTATAGTTATTAAATAGTTAAATATGAAAGTGACTggttttccacattttttagtGCCTACGCACGGAAAAAGTAAAACTTCTCACTGATCTTCCAAGAAAGGCGGAATTTCGTATAAGAGAAAAATAGCGAGAGGGAAAGAATAAGAATGTGATGGAGTTACCAACacttttttcaattaacatttatgaaatttttaattatgcaAACTCcaaatcaattattattactgGGCTCTGGCAGATTAATATCTATAATAATCACAATTGGactttgataattaaaatgcGATGTGAAATGTCTTACGTCTATTTCCTCTATATTTCTTGCGAATACCGTATAGTCAGGTGCCTGTGATttactgtctttctctcttaATTGACCGCATCGTTAAACGTTTAACGCAACCTTTTCTGATGAAAGGGAAGTTTGTTCGGCTTTCTAAATTGAACTCTTCGCAATCATTCCagaattgttttaattaatgaaagtgTTGAAATCTGTACAtaagatttatttacactgtcaGTGTAATACTAAACTATTAACTTACAttttaaatattgataaattatttcgaTATACTTAAAGTCTGCTCCATTTGCAAATTGGTTGGTTGTATAAGGAAAATCGTAGACAGACTTTGGAAATTTAGGAAGTGCCACATAATGTGATCAAAATCTTGAGATTTTCCTCAGCCTGAGAAGCTCGAGTCATTGATAATTCCGACCCGGTGTAGGGATACTCCCCTAGATGATAATGGTTTGCTCTAATACGATTGACTCTGACAATAGATTCTCTGGATAATTTACATTGCTTGCACCAGGGGTGTGGTAATTGTCTAAAGTATAATTCCAAGTATTTGCCCAGGTGAGGATGTCCAAGCTTGGACAATAGGCTCAAGCTTGGCCCAACCTCGGTTACCAAGCCTCGGGATTCCTAGTTTTGACCAGGGTTGAACCTGTGGTAATTCCTAGGTAAAACAAGTTTGGCGATTCCCTGTGAATTAAAGCTTGGCTACCAAGGTAATTCCTATCTTGATCCAAGCTTGAGTCTCCGAGCTTGAATTGACAAGTTTGAACCAAGCTCAGGCCAATATAttgtagaaaaaattcaatagtttatATGATATAAAGAGATGAATCCAtagtttttataaataaatatgttatttatttattttattttctttaattttttgcaagtTCGAGAATTTCCAACTGGTTATCGTCGAAGGGCTTTGAGCCAAAACCGGAAAAGTGTTAACaaaattcgtggaaaaaaaataaagttgatCGTGAtggtcaaagaaaaaaaactaagtCACAATTTAAATTGGAAGAATTATCAACTTTTGACAGTTTTGTTTGGCTATACTAATgctttgggggggggggggggatttttGCACAGCGAgctgaacatattttttttctagtcaAACTTGGAAGTCGAGCTTGGGTGAAGGCTGATGACCAAATTAGGCTGAAGCTTGATCTCAGATTGGGTGACGCTTGGATCAAGGTTAGTCCAAGTCTGGACGCCGAACTTGATTCAAGCTTGGATCAAACTTGGGATCCAAGCTCGGACGAGCGTTACAAACCAAGGGCTAGCCAAGATTGTTCCAACCTTGGAAACCAAGATCGAACCAACCTAGCCTAGTctcggtccaagcttggaccaagcttggaccaatgGTGAATTCCCACCTGGGTGGCGCCTTTTTTCTTAAGGTTCGTCGTCTGTGCTAGAATCATATTTGTTGTCTTAGAATATTCCTCAGTTATAAAATGATTTCAGTAATCTGTATAGGGAAGGGCAGATCTGTCCGACAAATTGTCTACTGGGTATCGCAGATTTATGGTAACAATATTTCAGTGACAATTCCTCCGCATGTGGAATAATCtcaaatcaattgatttgaaTAAAGTCGTTGAGCGAGGCGTGATGATCCTCATGCGCGCATCAATATGGGGGAAATGCTAGTAAATCATTTTACGGTGCGGTCACGAAGACCAACAATGCAGGGGGTTGCATATGGTGTATTGTAGCCCAAGTACTTCCGTGACGGAAACGACTAACCACCCCCCTTACTTCCGACACAAAGTGGCTGGCAAGTCGATTGCGATCAGTGCACCCTCACCTTCTTTCCCTCCTCCACGTCACTCTGCAGCTTTGCCGTGGAGTTCTCAAGTGTTGGgaaatatgtgaaaaaaaaatggagatgtCGCAGTTTCCCTGTGCAACATTGAAGGATCCGATAGGAGGAAAGGCACTTCGGAGGTGGAAATCGTATTTAGGGGTGAAACGGAAAATCTGGGCGCCGGCGCAGGGTGGATTATCCGGTAGGATCATTCGCCAATCCGTACGCGGAATTTTCAGCCAATGGAGATAGTCTAGGGCGGGGTAAAGTGACATTTGCGGAAATGCAGATGAAATCAATTGGGACGTtgaatgaagatgaaaaatcaatgaaatttcatttaaattcgtCCGGTAGTGGATTTTGTGCTGAAATGTGCGGGGAACGTTGGGAGAATTTTGGAAAGAAACCATTTTTGTAGTCTTTGATTCACTCgatgaaattataaattaattccttctacaaaattatata includes the following:
- the LOC135159737 gene encoding RNA-binding protein 24-like isoform X4; this translates as MCMETSKRLLSSLTDRLAKVIMGDRPAAERACKDPNPIIDGRKANVNLAILGAKPRGNLQATFPFAAGIRAGYPTVLPGQYSVPPGYMYQSPYLTAAAAPGGLVQLPTTQLSHAAAVAAASQFYEYQNAAAAAAAAAAAAATYPGTSSYNFAEAAAYPYTSAAAAGTSLKQRNERSSRQLRNTIYVRNPTRCRSIAGCNDDGWCIPGFAIPNNTPGSETSIEPSRV